The following are from one region of the Strigops habroptila isolate Jane chromosome 22, bStrHab1.2.pri, whole genome shotgun sequence genome:
- the NHLH1 gene encoding helix-loop-helix protein 1, whose translation MMLNSDQTEIDLPPTHSESESVFSDCGGVHTGSVEDAGTVGLCAQSRVAEPGEAVKKDLQHLSREERRRRRRATAKYRTAHATRERIRVEAFNMAFAELRKLLPTLPPDKKLSKIEILRLAICYISYLNHVLDV comes from the coding sequence ATGATGCTCAATTCGGACCAGACAGAGATTGACCTGCCCCCGACACACTCCGAGTCCGAGTCCGTCTTCAGCGACTGCGGTGGTGTCCACACGGGCAGCGTGGAGGATGCCGGCACTGTCGGCTTGTGCGCTCAGTCCCGGGTGGCCgagccaggagaagctgtgaagaAGGATCTGCAGCACCTGAGCCGGGAGGAACGTCGGCGCCGGCGCCGTGCCACAGCCAAGTACCGGACAGCCCACGCCACGCGGGAGCGCATCCGCGTCGAGGCCTTCAACATGGCCTTTGCCGAGCTGCGGAAGCTGCTGCCCACCCTCCCACCAGACAAGAAGCTCTCCAAGATCGAGATCCTGCGCCTGGCCATTTGCTACATCTCCTACCTGAACCATGTGCTGGACGTCTGA